The genomic DNA gagttacaccagcttcttgtgtctattttaggagaCTCTGGATCTGATTTGTGCTTGCATACCTGAGGCATGAGATGGCAAGCATGGGAATAATACTTTAGAGAAAATGTTATCAGCTCACATATGGAACACTGGAGTTCAGTTGTGACCATGCCATGGCCATGCAGGGTCTTGAACAGGAATAAAAAGGATAAATTATCATTCCCTGTTTTAATTCTCCAACTGAGATCAGCCACTCATTGATGATTTAAATTAATCCCAATTTAATTTAAAAGCAAAATACTACAGACACTCTTGGTCTGGCAGTATCAGTTGATAAGgaaattaatttaatgtttcaggttaaagacCCTATGTAAAAATCGGTGAAGAAATAaaatgggtttaaaaaaaattttacaTTGACAGGTGGGTTACATTAGATCGGAAAGGAAGTATCATTGAgtgatagagctgtacagcatggaaacaggcccttcggctgaatgtatccatgccaaccaagttggcattctgggctggtcccatttacctgcatttgacccTAAACCCTACCAGTCCATATAGCTGTCCAATTTATAGAGTATATTTGATATGGTGAGGCCAGGATGTTAATGAGCCATCTAATTTTATTTAGATTGAAGATGGTGAGAGAGAACATAGATTAACATGTAATAGCTGGGAAATACAGATTGATTCTGTTGGAAACACCCAGCATATCAGATGGTGTTAATAAAGAGTTATCAACTCAGGCAGGAGTAGTGATTTCCCAGATTTTTTTCATGGATGGATGACCTGCAGTAGACATAACTAGTTCTGATGCAAGCAGATgtaaggttgctttggcaagtaaggtgaaagtaaatccaaagggtttctacagatatattaatagcaaaaggataacgagggataaaattggtccattagagagtcagagtggacagctatctgcagagccaaaagagatgggggagatattgaacaatttattttcttcggtattcaccaaggagaaggatattgaattatgtgaggtaagggaaacaagtagagtagctatggaaactatgagattcaaagaagaggaagtaattacacttttgagaaatataaaagtggatgtctccaggtccggacaggatattccctaggacattgagggaagttagtatagaaatagcaggggctatgacagaaatatttcaaatgtcattagaaacgggaatagtgcaggaggattggcgtactgcgcatgttgttccattgtttaaaaaggggtctaagagtaaacctagcaattatagacctgttagtttgatgtcagtggtgggcaaattaatggaaaggatacttagagataatatatataagcatctggataaacagggtctgattaggaacagtcaacatggatttgtgcctggaaggtcatgtttgactaatcttcttgaattttttgaagaggttactcgggaaattgatgagggtaaagcagtggatgttgtatatatggacttcagtaaggcctttgacaaggttcctcacggaaggttggttaagaaggttcaattgttgggtattaatggtggagtagcaagatggattcaacagtggctgaatgggagatgccaaagAGTAATgggggatggttgtttgtcaggttggaggtcagtgactagtggggtgccacagggatctgtgttgggtccactgttgtttgtcatttacatcaatgatctggatgatggtgtggtaaattggattagtaagtatggagatgatactaagataggtggggttgtggaaaatgaagtagattttcaaagtctacatagagatttatgccagttggaagagtgggctgaaagatggcagatggagtttaatgctgataagtgtgaggtgctacatcttggcaggacaaatcaaaataggacgtacatggtaaatggtagggaattgaagaatgcaggtgaacagagggatctgggaataactgtgcacagttccctgaaagtggaatctcatgtagatagggtggtaaagaaagcttttggtgtgctggcctttataaatcagagcattgagtatagaagttgggatgtaatgttaaaattgtacaaggcattggtgaggccaattctggagtatggtgtacaattttggtcgcctaattattggatggttgtcaacaaaatagagagagtacagaggagatttactagaatgttgcctgggtttcaacaactaagttacagagaaaggttgaacaagttagggctttattctttggagtgcagaaggttaaggggggacttgatagaggtctttaaaatgatgagagggatagacagagttgacatggataagcttttcccactgagagtagggaagattcaaacaaggggacatgacttgagaattaagggacagaagtttaggggtaacatgagggggaacttctttacccagagagtggtggctgtgtggaatgagcttccagtgaaggtggtggaggcaggttcgtttttatgatttaaaaataaattagatagatatatggacgggaaaggaatggagaattatggtctgagcgcaggtatatgggactaggggagaatacgtgttcggcacggactagaagggtcgagatggcctgtttccgtgctgtaattgttatatggttataagcagaAAGCGAGTTATGTGAAATTGTTAAATTTAATaatgagcgggtcaggcagaatctgtgaagggaatggacagacaatgttgttCGTTGGGGCCCTCTTTCAGACTGTTGGAGATGGAAAACTGAAAAAGATATGTGGGGGTGAGACAAAGCCTGACATGTGGTAGGTGGACAGAAGTGAGGAGTGGTTGATTGGCATTGGGTAGCGGAAGTGAGAAAGGCTACAGTTGAAAAGGAGAATAATGGATGTTAAaaagaacagcaccacatattccacttgggtagcttacaacgcaatggtatggacattgaattcttcaaattCAAGCACTCCAGTCTTTCCTGTCTCCACCtccatccatttctctccaccatTTTCCATTCTCCCTTCTTATACTCATTTCTCACCCCTGAATCCCAGATTTACCTCATCCCACCTCTTTCTATCATCCCCATCcatttccacccatattccaCCCATGTAAAGACGatttccctcctcttctttccttatataatgcccttttgtctccttttcatttccAGCCTCTCTCTTactccacccacctgccaatcaTCCGTTTCCcacctgtttccacctatcacttgtcaggctttgctccacccccacctctattttccagctttctttcctggTCTACTCCACCAGTCTGAAAAAGTATCCAAACCTAAAATATTTCtgcacattccctccacagatgctgccagacccattcagttcctccatcttttTTTCTACTTGACATAAAACACCTGTCTTTTTACCTCTTCCCTTCATTCTATCCAGGAGCCAAACAGTACTTTCAAGTGAACCAGTGTTTTGTTTGCACTTCCTCCAATCGAGTGTACTGTATTCAGTGCTCACTGTAAGATCTTATAGTGGAGAAACCAAATGTAGATGACAAGAGCACTTTGAGGAGTGTTTGCATGTGCAACCCCCAGCTTCACTACATCTCTCACTTCAGTTTTCTGTACCACCCCTAATCTAACCTTGCTGTCCGTGGGCTCCTGTATTGTTATAATAAAGCATGTGAAACAGCGCATCACACAACTCAATATTCAACGGTTTCAGAGAACAAACATTCTCTTTGTATCAGAACTGGTCCGATCTACTGTTAACTATTCACCTGTAATTTTTGAAATTTTGTTCTCTGATAAAACTTTCTGATAAGCTGTGTTTGTGTTCTCTCTCAGATCCTCATGAACCTATCATTAACCTATGGCCTCATCAACACTATCCTCACCACAACTCTAGCTGCACCTTTTCGGAGATACTCCCTTTGTCGTCCATCTCTTTCTGTAACCTTAACTTGTTTTTTCACTTTCATTGTTCTGAAACATTAgctctgattctttccacgtatGCTGCCAGACTTGTtgactgtttccagcattttccgtgttttttttatatagtagTGATTTATATCTGTTGGAGCTGTTAGTCGCAAATGGAATAGTCACATTGGCAACTTACTATTTTAGTAGGTGTTTGAAATGAGTGACTCTTTTGCGAATGTCACCATGTGATGGAGCTGTGTCAAGACTGACTTAATTTTTGACTATTTTCCATGTTGCCTTGTATCTTTGCAGCAACGAGGCCTGGCGGTACAGTGGAGGCTTTGCTAAACCAATTACTTTCAGCGATGTTTTCTTTCGAGGCTTCAAATGGGGATTTGCAGCGTTTGTTGTAGCTTTGGGTGTGGAATATGCACTACTATCTCCAAAGAAGAACGGAGGACATCATTAGAGAATGGACTCTTAAAACCGTTGAAACTTCCTGGAAGTTTTGTTATCCTCA from Leucoraja erinacea ecotype New England chromosome 7, Leri_hhj_1, whole genome shotgun sequence includes the following:
- the ndufb3 gene encoding NADH dehydrogenase [ubiquinone] 1 beta subcomplex subunit 3, whose protein sequence is MGHGPELPDYRSWSPRGTPLEVVQERLARRGLRDPWARNEAWRYSGGFAKPITFSDVFFRGFKWGFAAFVVALGVEYALLSPKKNGGHH